The region TTTTGGCACCTTTCAACCCATTGTTTTGGTAATGCAGCCTGCAGTCACCATCCTAATCAACCTTGGTTTTAGCCATGAAGAAGCTCTGATAAACCCACTGTACACTAACcgcccagcaccaaacagcagacagacaaagttaggAGTGGATTgagaccaaaacagaaaaccaaatGGATGGTAATGTTTTTAGCTGCAGAATGTTTCAATAGGTAACTGATGCTAATACTTCTGCTATACACACATTATAGAGTGTTAATATATCAGTGCTGTGTCCATGCCcccaaaaggccaaaaaaatcatgaatgctttaATTACGCTTTTGAGAAATCAGACCTATATGTCTTATCCTAACATTATTGTATTCATCATTATAGATTCACAaattttagggaaaaaatagaacatactgaaaaaaaaactgatatagAAAAGTTCACAGGCTACATTAAATAATCTCTGAGCAAGCTCCCCAAATTTACCTGGAAGTTTTCTCCAAAGGTGACCCTGGTCTGTGCAGTCCTCACATGCTCAATTCTGGGAGGGGTCATTAACACCTCCAACTGATGaaggaaatacataaaaaaatgacaaaatacataaaacctTTAGTGTGAAAGTGACAGCTTGGAAAATACAGACTTCAGCCAAGTATTGATCACTCAACCCTGCTGCTACAGCTATTGCCGAACCCATTTACAGAAAAATTTAAATCCTATTTTTAACGCCTTTGATTCTTTAAGGTAAAGACATGTTAGACGTCTTTACAATATGACTTTGACACTCACTAATAAGAGAGGGATTTTTAATGAACAAAGAGTGTTCTCAGccagaaatgaaatgaagacTACTGGAAAGAAGCTGGCAGCAAAATGAACCTGCCTGAAGTCGTTATCTGTCCGGTTCATACCTGGAAGAGCTCCATGTCCTCCCCATTGGGCCGCTGAAAGACACACAGATAATTTCCACCATCTAGCTCTGTTAGCTGAAGTATCCTCAGAGTCCCATTATGGAAAACTTTAATTGGTCTCTCCGGACTGCAGGCAGATAGGGGAGAGAAATGAGCCTGATATTAAAGCAGTCAGTGATGTTGAATggaaactaaaacattttaatgtattgatAATATGATCAATGTTGTACTGATTCGTACATTTATAAAAGTAAGTTACCTGTATCGATGTTCCATGATGGTCTTGGATGGTAGCTGCCAGATGGTCCCTCTTGCTGATCCGATAGATTCTGGACAGTGGAGGTAGACAGCAGAACCATACATAGCTGTGACAGAGTGCTTTCGGGATGGCACTCCATGGT is a window of Plectropomus leopardus isolate mb unplaced genomic scaffold, YSFRI_Pleo_2.0 unplaced_scaffold24469, whole genome shotgun sequence DNA encoding:
- the LOC121966419 gene encoding matrix-remodeling-associated protein 5-like; its protein translation is YECLATNAVGIAKRTVQLEMRADSPSISHQPPPLPVPPTHHHGVPSRKHSVTAMYGSAVYLHCPESIGSARGTIWQLPSKTIMEHRYSPERPIKVFHNGTLRILQLTELDGGNYLCVFQRPNGEDMELFQLEVLMTPPRIEHVRTAQTRVTFGENFQ